gtgtcttatgtttgtgtaagtgtcttatgtttgtgtaggtgtcttatgtttgtgtaggtgtcttatgtttgtgtaagtgtcttatgtttgtgtaagtgtcttatgtttgtgtaggtgtcttatgtttgtgtaagtgtcttatgtttgtgtaggtgtcttatgtttgtgtaggtgtcttatgtttgtgtaggtgtcttatgtttgtgtatgtgtcttatgtttgtgtaggtgtcttatgtttgtgtaagtgtcctatgtttgtgtaggtgtcttatgtttgtgtaggtgtcttatgtttgtgtaagtgtcttatgtttgtgtaagtgtcttatgtttgtgtaagtgtcttgTGTTTGTGTAGGTTTCTTGTGTTTGTGTAGGTGTCTTGTGTTTGTgtaggtgtcttatgtttgtgtaagtgtcttatgtttgtggaggtgtcttatgtttgtgtatgtgtcttatgtttgtgtaagtgtcttgtgtttgtgtaggtgtcttgtgtttgtgtaggtgtcttatgtttgtgtaagtgtcttatgtttgtgtaagtgtcttgtgtttgtgtaagtgtcttgtgtttgtgtaggtgtcttgtgtttgtgtaggtgtcttatgtttgcgtaagtgtcttatgtttgtgtaagtgtcttatgtttgtgtaagtgtcttatgtttgtgtaagtgtcttatgtttgtgtaagtgtcttatgtttgtgtaagtgtcttatgtttgtgtaggtgtcttatgtttgtgtaagtgtcttatgtttgtgtaagtgtcttatgtttgtgtaagtgtcttatgtttgtgtaagtgtcttatgtttgtgtaggtgtcttatgtttgtgtaagtgtcttatgtttgtgtaggtgtcttatgtttgtgtaagtgtcttatgtttgtgtaagtgtcttatgtttgtgtgagtgtcttatgtttgtgtaggtgtcttgtgtttgtgtaggtgtcttatgtttgtgtaagtgtcttatgtttgtgtaagtgtcttatgtttgtgtaagtgtcttatgtttgtgtaggtgtcttatgtttgtgtagatgtcttgtgtttgtgtaagtgtcttatgtttgtgtaagtgtcttatgtttgtgtaagtgtcttatgtttgtgtaagtgtcttatgtttgtgtaggtgtcttatgtttgtgtaggtgtcttatgtttgtgtaggtgtcttgtgtttgtgtaggtgtcttgtgtttgtgtaagtgtcttatgattgtgtaagtgtcttatgtttgtgtaagtgtcttatgtttgtgtaagtgtcttatgtttgtgtaggtgtcttatgtttgtgtaagtgtcttatgtttgtgtaagtgtcttatgtttgtgtaggtgtcttatgtttgtgtaagtgtcttatgtttgtgtaagtgtcttatgtttgtgtaggtgccttatgtttgtgtaggtgtcttgtgtttgtgtaggtgtcttatgtttgtgtaagtgtcttatgattgtgtaagtgtcttatgtttgtgtaagtgtcttatgtttgtgtaagtgtcttatgtttgtgtaggtgtcttatgtttgtgtaagtgtcttatgtttgtgtaagtgtcttatgtttgtgtaggtgtcttatgtttgtgtaggtgtcttatgtttgtgtaagtgtcttatgtttgttgtaggtgtcttatgtttgtgtaagtgtcttatgtttgtgtaagtgtcttatgtttgtgtaagtgtcttatgtttgtgtaagtgtcttaggtttgtgtaagtgtcttatgtttgtgtaggtgTCCTATGTTTGTGTAattgtcttatgtttgtgtaagtgtcttatgttttgtgtaggtgtcttatgtttgtgtaggtgtattatgtttgtgtaagtgtcttatgtttgtgtaggtgtcttatgtttgtctaggtgtcttatgtttgtgtaagtgtcttatgtttgtgtaagtgtcttatgtttgtgtaagtgtcttatgtttgtgtaggcgtcttatgtttgtgtacgtgtcttatgtttgtgtaagtgtctgttatgtttgtgtaatgttttgtcttatgtttgtgtaagtgtatgtgatgtgtgtgtaatgttttgttttgtcttatgtttgtgtaagtgtgtgtaatgtTTTCTCTATatttgtcttatgtttgtgtaagtgtgtgtaatgttttgtcttatgtttgtgtaagttatgttgtgtgtgtgtgtaatgttttgtCTATatttgtcttatgtttgtgtaagtgtatgtcatgtttgtgtgtgtgtgtatgctatgTTTGTGCataagtgtgtgtttgtttgtgtagaTTTGGATTGTGTCCACACTTGACTCTGGACAACAAGGATCTTCTGCGAGGTCGCGACCTCTTGACCGCCTTTTACCACCTGGACTACAAACACAACCCCAGAGGCTCCAACTACTGGAGGaacaggtaacacacacacacacacacacacacacacacacacacacacgtcatgatGTTGTGTCACGTGTGTGTCCTTACCAGAGTGATGAAGGTGGCGTCCAAGTACAAGGGGCGGGGCCTGACCTTTTCAGTAGCCAATAAAGAAGACTTCCGGTCTGAGCTGGAGGCTGACTATGGTCTGGGGTCTTCAGACTGTGGAGATCTTCCTCTGGTCACCATCCGCAGCCACGTGGGCCACAAGTACACCATGAGGGAGGAGTTCACGTAGGTACCACCCGCCCCCGTCCTACTGGGCACGCTCCAACAAGTCACATGACCATGTCCTCCAGGAGGGACGGCCAGTCTCTGGACCGCTTTCTGGACCAGTACTTTGCCAAGAGACTCAAGCCGTACATCAAGTCCCAGTCCGTCCCCGAAAAGCAGAGTGGTGCTGTTAAGGTGAATGTCTCCTCACAGGTGGTGCTGTTAAGGTTGAATGTCTCCTCACAGGTGGTGCTGTTAAGGTGAATGTCTCCTCACAGGTGGTGCTGTTAAGGTTGAATGTCTCCTCACAGGTGGTGCTGTTAAGGTGAATGTCTCCTCACAGGTGGTGCTGTTAAGGTGAATGTCTCCTCACAGGTGGTGCTGTTAAGGTGAATGTCTCCTCACTGGTGGTGCTGTTAAGGTGAATGTCTCCTCACAGGTGGTGCTGTTAAGGTTGAATGTCTCCTCACAGGTGGTGCTGTTAAGGTTGAATGTCTCCTCACAGGTGGTGCTGTTAAGGTGAATGTCTCCTCACAGGTGGTGCTGTTAAGGTTGAATGTCTCCTCACAGGTGGTGCTGTTAAGGTGAATGTCTCCTCACAGGTGGTGCTGTTAAGGTGAATGTCTCCTCACAGGTGGTGCTGTTAAGGTGAATGTCTCCTCACAGGTGGTGCTGTTAAGGTGAATGTCTCCTCACAGGTGGTGCTGTTAAGGTGAATGTCTCCTCACAGGTGGTGCTGTTAAGGTGAATGTCTCCTCACAGGTGGTGCTGTTAAGGTGAATGTCTCCTCACAGGTGGTGCTGTTAAGGTGAATGTCTCCTCACAGGTGGTGCTGTTAAGGTTGAATGTCTCCTCACAGGTGGTGCTGTTAAGGTGAATGTCTCCTCACAGGTGGTGCTGTTAAGGTGAATGTCTCCTCACAGGTGGTGCTGTTAAGGTGAATGTCTCCTCACAGGTGGTGCTGTTAAGGTTGAATGTCTCCTCACAGGTGGTGCTGTTAAGGTGAATGTCTCCTCACAGGTGGTGCTGTTAAGGTTGAATGTCTCCTCACAGGTGGTGCTGTTAAGGTTGAATGTCTCCTCACAGGTGGTGCTGTTAAGGTGCATGTCTCCTCACAGGTGGTGCTGTTAAGGTGAATGTCTCCTCACAGGTGGTGCTGTTAAGGTTGAATGTCTCCTCACAGGTGGTGCTGTTAAGGTGAATGTCTCCTCACAGGTGGTGCTGTTAAGGCGCATGTCTCCTCACAGGTGGTGCTGGACACACCTTTGTGTGTTCAACCACACTGATTGGCAATGTCATGTACACACACCAAATCAtctacacacaggaagtgatgcacatacaggaagtgatgcacacacaggaagtgacgctctcacaggaagtgatgcacacacaggaagtgatgcacacaggaagtgatgcacacacaggaagtgacgcacacacaggaagtgacgcacacacaggaagtgacgcacacacaggaagtgacgcacacacaggaagtgatgcacacacaggaagtgacgcacacacaggaagtgatgtacacacaggaagtgatgcacacacaggaagtgatgtcacagtGCACGTGTGCTGCAGGTGGTGGTAGCGGAGTCGTTTGACGCCATCGTTAATGACCCCAACAAAGATGTGCTGATCCAGTTCTACTCTCCATCCTGTCCTGTCTGCAAGAAGCTGGAAGCAGTTTACACACGACTGGCTGAGACGGTACTTTTCATCCAACTGCTGTCTACAACTACTGTACACAATACttgtaacataccgtatttccttgaattgccgccgggaatatagtattcgcctgcctagaattacagccgggtcaaactagtttagcaaaataattagcgcatgcttggcacttccgccgggtcaaatatgagtcattaaatgactcccgcctcctggtggtagagggcgctagtgagccttcttgcgactaccagtactgcagaagaccggtgctgcagaagaagacaacaagcagcatgcgtgagccgcgatcgtttgcttgcacttttaccatggaggattacatatctcaaataaaacagttttctaaactggactttcaatcgaagcaggaggtaataattaaaagaatatctccagagacttttaaaactgaagaaatataaggaagactgcctttgatcagaagcagctgcacatggacataatttataagtaaaggtaagaccataataacgttttttttattaaatgtgcttttcatgataaggtaagcgccggagtgagaagaggttttaaaataattagcgcgtgCTTGCCCAtcacgcatgcttttggtaagcgcaggagtgagaagaggttttaaattaattagcgcccctgcggctattcaaggaaatactgtATACACTGTACATTACTATATGAATACACAGTACTTGTAacatatacactgtacattactatataaatacacagtaCTTGTAacatatacactgtacattactatataaatacacagtaCTTGTAacatatacactgtacattactatataaatacacagtaCTTGTAacatatacactgtacattactatataaatacacagtaCTTGTAacatatacactgtacattactatataaatacacagtCTATAACAGTATAAATACATAGTACATACCTGTGTCCTCCCTCCCAGGTGTCTGCTGATGGTCACATGGTCATCGCTAAGATGAACGCACTCCACAACGACCTGCCGCCTGGCTACCATGTACAAGGGTGAGATCAtgtgcagtgtatatatataattgtgtattTCTACGTATACTTACCTAACTGTCTCTTCCTCAGCTACCCAACAATCTACCTGGCCCCCGCCGGCAGGAAGGACCCCGCCGGCAGGAAGGACGAGCCTGTTCGATATGAGGTGACCGTAaaggcttttattttgttgaTTTCCTGTCAGCCCCAGGAAGGGTTTGTGACCTTTTATCAACCGTGTTGTACCTTAGGGGGGCCGAGAACTGCGAGACTTCCTCCACTTCCTGCAGCAGGAAGGCAACAATGGCGCATCCAAACAGGAGTTGTGACGGTCTTTACCCGCGTCACATGACGGGATGGATTTatatcaaaggaagacatgaaactgctacaggaaaataccaaaaaaaaagagaaaacgccattaaaataggagcgcaagacaagaagtaaaacactacacacaggaaaacagcaaaaaaagtccaaataagtcagtatgtgatgtgacaggtggtggcagtacacctactttgattgattatttatttatttatttcttcaaGGAAATCACTTTGCAATCAAATCATTCTTTGAGTGCTGAAGTGTTGTTGCTTTTTGTACCAGAATTACTATGGGGGGAaattaactgtgtgtgtgtgcgtgtgtgtgcgcgtgtgcgtgtgtgtgtgtgtgtgtgtgtgtgtgtgtgtgtgttagtgtgcgtgtgtgtgtgtgcgtgtgtgtgaatggaagtgtagatgttgatgatgttgatcCTCTCCTGACATAAATGACAAAAACTGCTTCTGTAACACCACAGCAAAATAAGAATATTTGTATAAAATTACAAATTgtgagttttttgttttttttacatagataCAAGAGGTTACAAAGTAACACAGCATTATTCAAAGTACCATATATGGATATGGATATTAAATGCATTGTCACGAACGTGATGATTAGGCGGTGTTCGCCGATAATGTGATGTGATTGGTGGACAAGCCCGTCGGTCATACTCTATCGCTCCGCCCATACTTACAAGACCCAACCCACGCCAGTGTCGAGGTCGTTTATGTGATGTGATTGGTGGACAGGCCCGTCGATCCTACTCTATTGCCCCGCCCATACTTGCAAGTCCCAACCCACGCCAGTGTCGAGGTCGTTTATGTGATGTGATTGGTGGACAAGCCCGTCGGTCATACTCTATTGCCCCGCCCATACTTACAAGACCCAACCCACGCCAGTGTCGAGGTCGTTTATGTGATGTGATTGGTGGACAGGCCCGTCGGTCATACTCTATTGCCCCGCCCATACTTACAAGACCCAACCCCCGCCAGTGTCGAGGTCGTTTATGTGATGTGATTGGTGGACAGGCCCGTCGGTCATACTCTATTGCCCCGCCCATACTTACAAGACCCAACCCCCGCCAGTGCCGAGTCCCTCCCTGACGTGGAAGCTTCGAGTCCCGGTGTTCATCCAACATGCTCGGCCAACAAGTGCTCGTGCTCAGTAAGTCATGTGAAAACCTTCTAATGTCTAATGTCTAATGTCGCCGCTTTTTCTACTCATTAATCCACCGAAACATCGCGGCCGAACACCGGCTCAAAGACGCTTTGAAAGGCGGCTCGCCGCTACACACGTGCTAGCTAGTTAGCATTGTCACATGCTAACTAGCTAGTTAGCCTGTGACAATGTTAGCATCTAGCTAGTTAGCATGTGACAATGCGAGTTAGTCTAGCTAGTTAGCATGTGACAATGCGAGTTAGTCTAGCTAGTTAGCATGAGACAATGCTAGCGTCTAGCTAGTTAGCATGAGACAATGCTAGCGTCTAGCTAGTTAGCCTGTTAGCATCCTTCTTTTTCATGTCTCATGTACGTGATGCTAGCGGTGACGTCACAGTATGAATGGACGCTATTTATGAGACTAACATGAACATTTCAAATCCCGGTTGTCATTTTAATTGTAGAAGAAGCTCAACAAGAATATCTTTTGCCACATATGATCAAATATAAATAGTCACTATTAGAAAGGCCACTATTTGGCGTAGTCCTTTAGTAGTGTTTTAAATATCagtttggtccaaatgttgcattaAAGGTGTGGTATTAGGActtattttctacatgtaaacacttgtggtccacataacatgtcaTGCTGATGTACTGGTCCCAGGGGGACAATGAACACTGTAACACCAGCATgttgttacagtatgaatggatacaTATTctttattatttgtgcactattgactagtgatgcattcATACTTTGAACAGTATAACTAACCCTAACACCagtacagtctacaataacaacagaaatagatgctagatttgaggtcctgtttacaatgttttacattAAAGAGGCTCTAAAACCagtacagtctacaataacaACAGAAATACATGCTAGATTTGAGGTcctttttacaatgttttacattAAAGAGGCTCTAAAACCagtacagtctacaataacaACAGAAATACATGCTAGATTTGAGGTcctttttacaatgttttacattAAAGAGTCTCTAACACCagtacagtctacaataacaAGAGAAATACATGCTAGATTTGAGGTcctttttacaatgttttacattAAAGAGGCTCTAACACCagtacagtctacaataacaAGATAAATACATGCTAGATTTGAGGTcctttttacaatgttttacattAAAGAGGCTCTAACACCagtacagtctacaataacaata
This Entelurus aequoreus isolate RoL-2023_Sb linkage group LG05, RoL_Eaeq_v1.1, whole genome shotgun sequence DNA region includes the following protein-coding sequences:
- the LOC133651230 gene encoding protein disulfide-isomerase A3-like, translating into MAAAAHLLHLLHLLPALTCLFFTVFTLTVTSRRDVLELGDADFDYLASEQDTMLVNFYAPWCAHCKKLSPDFDKAASKLKGTVQLAKVDCTLHVDRCSRYGISGYPTLKIFRKGRDSAPYEGPHSAEGMYQYMKKQTGPDSVSLWTKEDLHTFTHHWDASVVGVFSGEESPRLSEFLKAAGLLRDQFHFGHTTQINLSSPYGLQSEGVLLFRPPRLANQFEDSVVVFEDFLTISSLRRFIRDHIFGLCPHLTLDNKDLLRGRDLLTAFYHLDYKHNPRGSNYWRNRVMKVASKYKGRGLTFSVANKEDFRSELEADYGLGSSDCGDLPLVTIRSHVGHKYTMREEFTRDGQSLDRFLDQYFAKRLKPYIKSQSVPEKQSGAVKVVVAESFDAIVNDPNKDVLIQFYSPSCPVCKKLEAVYTRLAETVSADGHMVIAKMNALHNDLPPGYHVQGYPTIYLAPAGRKDPAGRKDEPVRYEGGRELRDFLHFLQQEGNNGASKQEL